Proteins co-encoded in one Kribbella solani genomic window:
- a CDS encoding polyprenyl synthetase family protein produces the protein MTAYAGTEAVTRTRQLVTPALRKAVATLPTSTRRIGEYHLGWTDKDGAPSSACSGKLIRSTLTLLAAEAVGGTAGPAIPMAVAVELVHNFTLLHDDVMDGDRTRRHRETAWSVFGTGPAIMAGDALLSLAFQAVAESGAAARAIGDTVQQLIEGQLADCEFETCKTIRYADCVAMAQRKTGALLSCAAELGGLSAGASPEQTARLRRFGAEVGLAYQYVDDLLGIWGDPAVTGKPVFNDLRRRKKSLPVAAALESRTAEGEEFGALYAARGELTTEQLARAAYLVEKTGARDHCQARANELMASAPGHLRSIASPDPPVSRSVARAIAELGNLARLAARRES, from the coding sequence GTGACCGCGTACGCCGGGACCGAGGCGGTGACGCGGACCCGGCAGCTGGTCACACCCGCCCTGCGCAAGGCAGTCGCGACGCTCCCGACGTCGACTCGACGGATCGGCGAGTACCACCTCGGCTGGACCGACAAGGACGGCGCACCCAGTTCGGCCTGCTCCGGTAAGTTGATCCGATCGACGCTCACGCTGCTGGCGGCCGAGGCTGTCGGCGGGACGGCTGGGCCGGCCATCCCGATGGCGGTTGCCGTAGAACTGGTCCATAACTTCACCTTGCTGCACGACGATGTGATGGACGGTGACCGCACCCGCCGACACCGGGAAACAGCATGGTCGGTTTTCGGGACAGGTCCGGCGATCATGGCAGGCGACGCCTTGCTCAGCCTCGCCTTCCAGGCAGTCGCCGAGTCCGGTGCGGCAGCCCGTGCGATCGGGGACACGGTTCAGCAACTGATCGAGGGGCAACTGGCCGACTGCGAGTTCGAGACCTGCAAGACGATCCGCTATGCCGATTGTGTGGCGATGGCCCAGCGGAAGACCGGGGCTCTGCTGAGCTGCGCAGCTGAACTCGGTGGCCTGTCTGCCGGAGCATCTCCGGAGCAGACTGCCAGGCTGCGGCGGTTCGGTGCGGAGGTAGGCCTCGCCTATCAGTACGTCGACGATCTGCTGGGAATCTGGGGGGATCCGGCAGTCACCGGGAAACCGGTCTTCAACGACCTGCGCAGACGCAAGAAGTCGCTACCCGTGGCCGCGGCACTCGAGTCCCGGACAGCCGAAGGTGAAGAGTTCGGCGCGCTGTATGCCGCTCGAGGTGAGCTGACAACGGAGCAGTTGGCGCGCGCCGCCTATTTGGTCGAGAAGACCGGAGCAAGAGACCATTGCCAGGCCCGTGCCAACGAACTGATGGCCTCCGCACCCGGTCATCTTCGGTCGATCGCTTCGCCGGACCCGCCAGTCTCCAGGTCGGTGGCGCGGGCGATCGCCGAGCTGGGCAACCTGGCCCGGCTGGCGGCCAGGCGGGAGAGCTAG